The Apostichopus japonicus isolate 1M-3 chromosome 3, ASM3797524v1, whole genome shotgun sequence region AACGTTTTATTGTAACTCAAACTTCTAACATTTGGACCAACAGATAGAATCGTCAAATTCTCATTCAAATTGCAACAGAAGCTCGGTGGAGCAGTTTTACCATCATCCATGTTTGATGCTGCTTGGAAAATCACGCTCTTTGTATCTTCTATGTTGTTCAAATCTACGGTTAATAACAAGTATTCTTTATCGCGGTACATGCTGGCAACAAAGGTACGATTTTTAGAAGAAGGACTGATTGCTGAGAGAAACCAATTATTTTCTGAGCATTCCTTTAGACGGAACTTTTTCCAAATGCTCCAATTATTGTTTTCGATTTTTGGTACCGTTTCAAGTTCGACGAGTGGAAAACGATCAGACAGGTTCTTAGCAGTAGTTTCGATCATTTTCAACTTCTCTGGAAACGGGACGGCATCGTAAGATATGTTGACGGATTTCAACGCAGCTGCCACATCAGGGGCAGCGACTAAGGTTGACCACATATCCGTTTTCTCACTAAAAACAGCTGCACTTCTTTGCGCATTTGCACTACGCATCAGCTCTTCATCTAGTTTACTTTTCATCTCATTAAGAGCTGTTAGACAAGTTTCCTTCCTTTCTTTCACAGTATTCACTGCATCATTACTATGATGACATAGATGCTCCAGTCTTTTCTTTGCTTCATCCTCTATTTTTGCAATGAACGCTTCTTTTTCAGAAGTGATCTTAGTCTCAGCTTTGGACGTATCTGACCGAATTTCATCGAAACATCTTTCAGCCTCGGTCTCGATTTGTGCGTGTAATTCATTTACAGTTTGCAAACGATTTCTCAGTTTTTTATCGCCCTCGCTTGAAATATTACACAATTCCTCGAGTTGTTTGAGAATGTTGGCAAAGCTGGTTGCAACTTCTTCAATGGCATGTGATTTATGCGATACTGGTGCACAAACGGGGCATATTAAAGTACTGCACGTCATACAATTGAAGTATAAGATTTGATCTGCATGCTGATTACACTTAGGGGCTTTGTGAATCGAAGTAAATTTGTCAACATAATTAGACACATTACCGCTTTGTAAATCTTCCAAAAGTATCAAATTAACATGGTTTTTTAGACTTTTCATGGTCTTATGAGGTTTGTAACATTCCTCACATAGAAACCCACCACAATCAGCGCAAAATGCCTCAGATAACTTAATCTCATCACATGAGCTGCAGCTTCGTTCCTTCTTCTTTTGCTTCAGCTCTTGTTCAAGCTTATGGTTCTCCAAAATGGCTGCCATGACAAAGTCATCCTTGATTCCTCCTACGCCATCCGGTGGTAGGTCAGTATCCTGGCGACAAATCGGGCATTGGAACGATCCTGCCAATGGAGCTCGGGTCCTCAATGTATCTTCAAGACATTTTGTGCAAAAGCGATGTAAACATTGTAGAATCTTTGGAGCATTCAAGACATCCAAGCATATTGGACAAGACAATATTTCATCGATCATACTTGAGGTGTCGGACGCCATTGTGTGTTCAACCTTTGAAGGAGAGGAAAGAGTGAGCAACGAGTAATCCAAAGATAAGTAGCAGAGGTTACATTATGTTCAGtatgtgcggtaatgataaatTCATCAGTACATTTTGTTAAATAAAAGTGATTGAAGTGAAGTGATTCCggtaacaaatatatatttcaaaatattatattacGTTTGTGTCAATCCTTTTGTTCTGCTTCATTACATCAGAAGATCAAAACCGACGTTGAAATTTGATACTCTAACTACACTTATAGATGTGTTCGTTGCAATGAAGGAAATGTCACATCGACATATGGTCTCATCTGCACTCAAGTGTTTAAAtaattatgtaggcctacatttaATTTGAGCGCTTTTGTTAGGCTATGTCAAGGAAGAATTGTATAAGAAGATAATATCGCCAACAGTCATGGAATGCATTGCAATATTACTTATGGGGTTGTATACATCAAATACGTCCCCTTTATGACTTTTACTAACATTGATGTTCACGTTTTCCTAATCTGAACATTTGGAACAGAAAAATCAATTTGAAACCCATTAGCTCTCTGACAGTCTAACAGACAGTGTagccataggcgtacgaggcgggggggggggggcagactgcccctccctacaaatttccagaggacaagaaattcgggcaaaagccctgaaaaattcgggcagcctaagaggagaaaaaaaatatatatataaatatgtaatactgtagcttgcccgaatctttttcatatttttgcccgaaaattccATGGAGAGtgttctgtgttatttgttttgtgacattaatattaatatagacctaatgattttctttatttagcatcatgatgcccaaatatttccgtgtaacaccaccgtaagcgcagctaagctaccacgctttttgcactatcgctcaaaattattaacagggaacGCCGCTCATAATCGTGGTGACAAGCATGCATGGAGATTAGCAGTCTCTGAAGTGCAAAAAACCCCtgactagtcaactgtatacctggacatcccagacatgagtgtatataagaaacattttctttttcatatagatggtggggggggggggagtgcctacaagcctaaaagcacatgtttatcatattctttgttatattttatactttttttgtgagacaaattgcagtctcacccgacacagcgacattttcccgcctacgtgtcgttgaacaatgtacgtttttctgggggtagctgagtactgtgttaaaataataaataccgtaactaaataggagttaaaaaatatactgtcctagttTTCCCCGTCAAAgtgatgttttcattttttcttcttctaatttaccaaatttttggggaagtgtaaatttctaaacatgagattataaaataaagaatgtttagatgcaacttgcaaggcctcagaagtgccatttccggcaatctgagaggcatattttgccaaaaatttgtttgtacgctacgcgccaaccgatggtggcgctccgcttagtgtccagagccgtatacagagagagtttggccaaccatgtaaccgatttggattggtcgagagggacaacgcccacacagggtggtaaaataggtccacttgaaaactttatagcaggcgacacgcatactcacagtgtatagactatcgtttgtgtacacgaaaaaagtacaaaattattaaagaaatggTGCCGGGggtgctgcaatcggtcagaacatggatattgttgtttgattttccgactgaccatGAAAGAAGAGGATTTTTTTGggagtagaaagaacaagatggagatctaatgaaaaaagtctgtgtagcctaggcccatagccatagtgtaatacgagtaatgtacaagcaatgcgagaattttacgttcagactggtctttaaatttgtaattacattcatggctattctctctcgttttacgatccacaaattcgatttcattatgccagctctcctaatcatatgcatggcagtttcagtcgcacatatagctatcctaattcctagttattgtatgcctaggttatgcctagcctaaaaagtATAACTTTTAGTTTAGGGTGGGCTAGGCAtaacgtaaagccctaatcctaagttaagcccgaagcataagttaagcctgggcttagttagacctggaccattcttgctattactacaactgttatagcacattacataatatggcacagtataaggccaaATTATactaggcctaaggaaaacaaatagcctaggcctaaactagttaggctaggtctatactaattggcaacttgtgggttgtgtacacatacaggcctaattacagtatatagacccttttagtatgccataaacaagtgcccaaacggttaaatgatcttggtttgtgttaattgtcagcattggcctagcttttttaggctaacatgaattcagcctaattttttcttcttcaaaagtatagcctaggccttggtttaatttggatgcagtcaatgtagcaggggcctaggctacatttcaAAGATCACTAGGCCAAGGCTAATTATGGTACTGGTAGCCTAGCCTTAGTTATGCTTATTGCAAAGACTACCCTTCACTCTTGTCTTGGTCACTGAATTATCTTAAGAGCCCTGTCACcacatgttgataaagaaatgttcaaaatattgcgtaggcctagcttGGGCAATGCATGGTTTCGTTTGACTGTTTTAaagcaagacttgaactgaTTTGAAACTTCAGTGTTAACTGGTATttcattaaaaagcaaaactgTCTGTGCATTCCAACGGAGTGCAAAttaagaggagggggggggggatgcagtaTGATAACTCTTTCAACttttaacacattataaatgcACTTATGCCAGAAACTCATTGCATCACTGTCAGTAACTCCTTATTCCcctaattgacacccacattgacgattgaagttaaaaaaatctttcaaaattatctttagacagtaaattacaactccctgaatttcaggcctttttttacaaatcaaaggtgacatgtgctctgtagaaaagttttaacacattataaatgtACTTATGCCAGAAACTCAGTGCATCACTGTCAGTAACTCCTTATTCCcgtaattgacacccacattgacgattgaagttaaaaaaaatctttcaaaattatctttagacagtaaattacaactccctgaatttcaggactttttttacaaatcaaaggtgacatgtgctctgtaGAAAAACTCCTAAAAAGCCACAGTaatagcagactgtgataaagacgaacctggtgagtgactattagactgaaatccagttcctgcaaccacagcaataaagtctttgtttttaatcaatgcacttgtgtgtttgaaattttcaaatggacactcaatggcagttggttaagatataaggttttaccttcatcatggagagttgaagggaatctgcctcatcatctgaataatggactcaaggatagcatcaaatcatgattggataataaTTTTGAGCAactaaatatctggcaatttgaatgtttgtattatttttttacatattatttaagctgtttagctcacacagaagcaaatgatcaagtgacaacaaccgatgcagtatatttaaaggcattgaagactcgccctaaaccgcgtgccacgctctgaaaaagtttactttctgttgcttgcaagtgaagtttttttccgtgtcgctacaaaatacagacagaaatgaaacctgataccttgttatcttttatctagacctgagatgtccacgctgctatgtgcactgtgttgtgggtattgaccgtgatgtttgtattgaccgTACATTAATGTCTACagtatttacagatggtagcaagctgtgtgtgtattttctgggatcaatggtggtgtctaacacttctgttacactgcattcgaaactaggtcagataacggGCATGAGACAtatctttgtgcgggagtcttcacaccctttaaggagaagtatttatatcccattaatagagaaagaattatgtttcaattggtagcatgcaactttaaattttgcaaacattagaaacaatcaaacaaatgacaaggttcatttacaaggtaatctactgccctatatttcacattaatctgtcacatcagaaggtcacagctttcaataattatacaaacaaaatcccttgatgggtgcttggttatattcctgcaattttcaagtttatcaatgtaataagttctgaatgtggcaatgtggagaagctttgggataatttgtggataagactgccagactatcaacaagattccacatccatgcaactccaacggCTTCCtgcacctccttgcagatgtaccacatgtccaaaaaaagtcagcattggttaatgtaattaaaatctggcttactcctgagctggcaaatacacatgaattgtcaagtgcagaggtcagtgtgaaaccactgaaagatcttctcagctttcaagaaaacaaagacttgaagctagctcccaaattgacagaggccacacttaCACCGtcccactctcataagatgaaggtatcacacacacttcattttgcttctgcgatgcagtgcctggtagactgtgcgggtcacccaatggatgttttaacaactgcctggtttatagagctctgcaacagatattTCATCCTGATGTcgagtcgtcatcctgtcatggccttgagcaaatTGAACCCagttcaacacaaagcagctattgaattcttgtctaggtactgtcaaatccacatcaccatcattgctggttccagctaagccaaccataataaaagagtacaatgagggttgtttaattcacccaacagagcttgcattccagtacctttgggcagctgaaaagatattcagaaattgttatatgagtgtgtttgtatgcatgaatatgtgtgattttcttgctttacagaacagctccattttgataagctatgtaacgtggaaacctgccaatcatatgtttgaaataggacaggctgaaacgattcttaaatgaaaagcttaacgacttcttgcattttgatACATCACTGGTCAGGttaggccagtaagggcagtatgaagaataagtaacaattaataattatcattatggccatttgctgtttgcataataacaaactgaatgatgtcatcagccctgtgctcagttgacagaactgacaagtaggcacactatgtcagtgtgatccatgaaaccttattaaggacatgaccgtatagtatatatgttaatggaaaatacataagctacaacatacaccagtattcagttgttgcaggttttttttctcgacagacccattcaatctattgcacctactatagcctagtactacattcctgagaaattaacaccacaatatcagtcttaggtttgcccacagactcccaactattgctaactcctacactcaagtatatagtttagtagaaaaaaggaccAGGAgagacactcaagtccccattaaggaccctaaggctatatgagaggaataaaaccgaggacatcaaatgtcatacccaattacaatgcttaatgtactcatccaaagcattcttaaacccattcacactacttgcaattcaaccttctcaggcaaaccattccatccattcacaacccttgtattagactttagcgaaaaagttatgccgaatattaatcctactttgtaacttctggagtttaagacaatgacctctgctacaactacttttggcaaacctgaaaagatcagtgaagcataaattgtcattttatgtgtaggtctactctatttaattgaaggatctattaatgtaggtcTGATggtatagttgtgcgtctgtaatctagcctagccaggactgttaatgtgtgcttttcgtttgtatgactaaagtaggactagtagtatgaggcgtaaaataaacaagtgtaatgacaggttttcagctagttttcgttgcatttcaggtgtgaagataaacgtaaatgtcattaactaacgcatactctaattcattacctgatatccattttgttcctcgtatgcctgtcaaaatctgacattctgagtcgcttcgtttgttcgcaacgagcacagtgtgcaaagctgatATACTATTGTGTGTgatgtttttcgtgtttcgcgcaactggtaacgacatctggacctattttgatcaacgaggtaaatgaatctggagaaactatcacacagtaaatacgagcgtaccatgtatggagggtcatgtgatgtgttccagggtggtactaatatactactctccctattacgcatgatgatttcacccaactagtatgtaaatgtgtttgcgtgcttagagcagcagacgacacccgttacctagcaataaccgtgcttGTAGCCTAAGTGATAGCTATATttccgtcgagcagcattaggctctgttccatggcactacgacgttgtcacagagtgttagcaccaatcaaaatagatctcagaaaagatttagggtttcagccaatcgcaggcatttcctggataaacaacatgtctgcgcCCTTGTGTAAACTTATGCCGATCCCGGTTTCAGTAGTGTACATGGAATTACGTACTAATAGCCAAGGCCTATACTAGTTACAGTCACTTTATTACGCTGAACAACCAAAGTGAAGGCTTCAGTTCCTATTTTTGATATGAACGCAATGCATGTGTGCCCGGTGACTGTGCTAAGGACTAGCAGGTAAAAGTGGTcggattttcacaaaataacgttattgcgttacttgacaaattgacaattcGTCCATATGAGTCAGTTACACACTGAGACGTGAGACTggagtaggctaggccctaatAATTAAATAGGCAAAGGCCTAACGTTTACAGCTCGTATGGCACCAGTACCTATTTATCTGAAAACCAAACTCATGATGAGGGACGTGTTGAAGATTCATGTGGATCTTCCAGGCAGGTAGGTCtaggccagggttgtccaaccttttgcagaggagggccacatggaatgattatgatgaaggagggggccgcatgaaccctagcctacgctcgattttttgcccgaagcccaaggcaacaaaatgtgagcactgcgagCAGAGCGCActgattatacagttgttattctgccgattcgaagtaagctttcacattcatatggtacggattctaaagtcaggccctaatggtactgatttattttccgtcCTGATAAAAcggatgaataaagttcagccgcccgcccctccccctcctctactgagagagtgtcacaaaaactgacctgtatgcagttttttggacgcAGAAGGTTCGGATGATGATTATATAGcattcaaattgttatcaatatatctgctcactaaaatttcgcaccgtagataatctctggcgggccggacgcagcCTTGAGGCCGgtcggactgtggcccgcgggctgTAGGTTGGGCAACCCTGGTCTAGGCTatataatgtttcttctccagtcctacatttgttcaaacaagaagatattattcctacttccccatgatatttcagaaatatgatagatttgaagacaaacaaaggtctgattgagatattgaaatgcaatggtctccaactgtgtaaactcattgaacttcaataggcctgtacatgttatgatattcgttgtaaattgattgtgccatcaataacattgtctgcaaaaaaaaacatttttacaggtTGCACAAGATTATTCTTCCCCTGATGAAGTCTTCTCAAAATAGGTGGGCTGTGTGGAATGCAATGTATTTTCCATATAGTGGAGACTTACTCCACATCCATAACTTACTCCACATTCatcatattcatacattcatctgctgatggttctccaaagtttcattccctacagtatgtgtggcaaTTGTATTGAGGTATGATTTGTTCTTTGACATTCAACTCCAAAATTGGACTTCAGTTTTAAAGTTCCAGGTGCTAGAAACATAgaccaaattgattttttttctttttggaacttgttaggccattatataatctgttctggtgatgcagaattcattcagcagatggttcaattccatcaacagatatcatacagccaTACAGTTTCCAAAAAGAAGGTCAAGTATTCGGCAACATCATGagacttgtaacaaaaggaattacaggATTTTTCAATTGCAAAGCTCTCGTTGAATTTCCTCACATTGTCTACATAGGAATTTTCTTTGTGATACAGTAATCTAGCTTTCTAGTGTCAATCACTCTACATAGCAAATGCGAACAGTAGGGGTTATTTTAAAGTTATCATGACTTCATTATAGACCATCCACTGGTGTTCCAATGAAAGGCTCAAAATGAGTTGTTAGCTCGGCAGCTAACTTcagattaaacaacaacaaaaactgtttaaagaaaatgtgtttggATGTTGCCATCTCAGACTTTGGAACTACTGGGGAACAGATAACTATCATAGAGAAGAACAGCTTTCAGCAAACTGGTTATCCACCATAAGCCATGTGTATGGAAATGTCTGTAGTTAGTGGACCTGAAGTTTCCCACCGGGATGCTCTGTAGGCTAGTGTAGGCccatatgtttaaacaaaagaaatttttattacacacataggcatacatttctcatcagcgaaacaaattgttgaactatgcaaatattacagcatgCTGGCATGGCTGAGCTAACATTGGATGATTTTGAGCACCTCTTGTAAAGCCAATGTGTTCATAAGCACCATTAGATGACTGGAAAAAAACCAGATATTTTCACTtgtatgtaatccatttgtgctTAACTTTGCACCTAACCACCCCAGataaagttatcatgaacaatgttcATCTTGTATAGTGTTCTCCATAAATTCTCCCTTCGTATTTGCTATTCTGTGTTCCCCAGTTTTCCATTAAGGACATGCATTAGTCACTGAATCACATATATTATCTGTCTagtttttgtccattttagggcactgtaccaccccagaagtgtttaatactgaaactggtaaatggaaagtggtggacacagcatacataagcctatggagaattggggacagcataatgaacacataaattggtgtcactgttcctgtggctatgtaaaggtctcttgtaatttctttatattcttgcaaggaaaaagttaatgagtaaaatgttttgtgcagTATAGAGGCCCGGTAAAGAAAGTAGATATGCATTGAGAGTGtttcaagtaaatcactaaTTCCAGGTGGGGTTCCTCTTAAAGGTGTACTTTATTGGCTaactatgctagatattcaaatatggtcacctttggtcaatattcttaaactttttttgattacaaactttgaggaaaattcctaactgggacatttagtcatcttgtgtgttccttaaaatttctgagaacagtttgtatagtaaagacctccaggaaagtacttttgaaaacttctagcagttatagcatgctagaatttggggcctatactgactacctttaaagcagcattttgcgttgggtcgcttttttccacttttttaacatgtgcatcgatttttttacatgtatcaatcataaaacagctgtctaagataccatccaagtttcaccctgccaagagcgttaattagcgagtaattaacgatttatgtcgataaatgagaagagtgtcctcgacaaatttcacag contains the following coding sequences:
- the LOC139965214 gene encoding uncharacterized protein, whose translation is MASDTSSMIDEILSCPICLDVLNAPKILQCLHRFCTKCLEDTLRTRAPLAGSFQCPICRQDTDLPPDGVGGIKDDFVMAAILENHKLEQELKQKKKERSCSSCDEIKLSEAFCADCGGFLCEECYKPHKTMKSLKNHVNLILLEDLQSGNVSNYVDKFTSIHKAPKCNQHADQILYFNCMTCSTLICPVCAPVSHKSHAIEEVATSFANILKQLEELCNISSEGDKKLRNRLQTVNELHAQIETEAERCFDEIRSDTSKAETKITSEKEAFIAKIEDEAKKRLEHLCHHSNDAVNTVKERKETCLTALNEMKSKLDEELMRSANAQRSAAVFSEKTDMWSTLVAAPDVAAALKSVNISYDAVPFPEKLKMIETTAKNLSDRFPLVELETVPKIENNNWSIWKKFRLKECSENNWFLSAISPSSKNRTFVASMYRDKEYLLLTVDLNNIEDTKSVIFQAASNMDDGKTAPPSFCCNLNENLTILSVGPNVRSLSYNKTFNHLWNKASLPKCMTKLKSVADTVLVVLANRYLMKLRCTRTGTLLQFKRTNLYNFDKIIETPLSIDSYQGKIMACDGRKAVALDESAKFLYEYSYGMTKRHPQSICVDRFGSVFILQDLPIQNGSCKCVDEFTLTGRFVTSWKISDNVTFLATVPDAAEPDMVIAVAQDGTVTCYQRTEYGRHLTSLIRTAEERTTESMEKKEEK